The sequence below is a genomic window from Anopheles cruzii chromosome 3, idAnoCruzAS_RS32_06, whole genome shotgun sequence.
AGATCGATTGTGGCCACGTTGTGGGATATTCGACATGCCAACTAACTATTAACTTGAGTGTCTAAAAGTTTAATATTTGCGTTTTGCTTGTGCCTATCGTCCACAGGTATTTAAACACTCACAAACAGCTCGACAATCGGTTGGCGTACCAACGGGGCTACGATCGGAACATCTTTGGCTGCAACCAACGGATGGACCAGTTCGTGTTGCCTCCTCTGCCGATCTGAGGCTATCCAAGGAGCCTTCGCCAACTAAAATCGTCATCTTTCCTACGCCTACTTTTAAGCTCACTAGATTAAGGGTTCGCTGACTGCAAGTGTACCACTTGTCAGCCATAATGTGATAGTGATAAAGAAGATCTacgataataataatgatagatataacaaaaaaacccgcaaCTCCGTTCTGCTACTTACCTGAAAAGATTATCCGAAATGAGCAACGTTTCGATGGCCTGCGCGCCAGCCGCCAGGATGTGCTTCTTGCCGTAAAAAGCTTTGGCCGGTTCGAGCTGCAACGTTGTGTAGAAGTTTTCCAGTGCCTTCACCTCGCCGGCCGCCTTCGTGTCGGACATTTTCACAATCACGCCCGGATCTTGGAGCACCTCTAAAGGAGAAACATAAATAAGTGAGACGGTTCTCTCTCGACCAGGAAGCGTCACAAGTGACAGCGAGTCCTGTGTGTACCTTTAAGAGAATGTTTAAATCCGGATGACGAATGTACCAGCAtaaatttgcttttattttctaGCAGCACCTGCAAGCGTTGAAGAAAGCGGGTTGTGGAATAAAATCGCGCGTCATCGTTTGTGGTCACCGCCCGTACCTTATTGTCCGTTTTAACAGCCTGTTGAAACATGTACTCGTAGAACTGATCCTTCACAAAACCGGGCGAGGCGATCAGAATGCACTTCACCACTTCGAAGTTCACGTGCCGCAGTATGCCCTGCATGACGGCCTCGTAGAACTTGCCGAGCCCCTTCTCGTGCTGCTGCACGTTGCCCTTACGCTTGCGCGGAATGGCCACGTCGATCTTGCTGCGGACGAGCGTCATACTGGCCGTGATGAGGCAGATGTGCGCCAACCCGTCCTGCATGATGACGGCGGCCACGTCCGCGTTCTGCGTCACATCGCACGCCATTTCGATGCGCTCAAGCGCGATCGAGTCCCATTCCGGTTTCATCAGCGTAAAGGAACGATTCACCTCGAGATCGATCGTGTGGTAAGCGCCCATCTGCGGGAGGACACAAAAGGAGAGTCGCATTCGACGCGCTATCAGCCTCTGTCCC
It includes:
- the LOC128273893 gene encoding protein pelota isoform X2; protein product: MKLVRKNVDKAGQGSVTLVPEQPEDIWHAYNLIAEGDQVRSSTIRKVQNESSTGSSSSSRVRTTLTISVETIDFDTQAQMLRLKGRNIEENQFVKMGAYHTIDLEVNRSFTLMKPEWDSIALERIEMACDVTQNADVAAVIMQDGLAHICLITASMTLVRSKIDVAIPRKRKGNVQQHEKGLGKFYEAVMQGILRHVNFEVVKCILIASPGFVKDQFYEYMFQQAVKTDNKVLLENKSKFMLVHSSSGFKHSLKEVLQDPGVIVKMSDTKAAGEVKALENFYTTLQLEPAKAFYGKKHILAAGAQAIETLLISDNLFRSSLSLSHYG
- the LOC128273893 gene encoding protein pelota isoform X1 codes for the protein MKLVRKNVDKAGQGSVTLVPEQPEDIWHAYNLIAEGDQVRSSTIRKVQNESSTGSSSSSRVRTTLTISVETIDFDTQAQMLRLKGRNIEENQFVKMGAYHTIDLEVNRSFTLMKPEWDSIALERIEMACDVTQNADVAAVIMQDGLAHICLITASMTLVRSKIDVAIPRKRKGNVQQHEKGLGKFYEAVMQGILRHVNFEVVKCILIASPGFVKDQFYEYMFQQAVKTDNKVLLENKSKFMLVHSSSGFKHSLKEVLQDPGVIVKMSDTKAAGEVKALENFYTTLQLEPAKAFYGKKHILAAGAQAIETLLISDNLFRCQEVATRKEYVQLVDSVRESGGEVKIFSSMHVSGEQLAQLTGLAAILRFPMPELEDSEDDGDGGSDGSHSD